A single window of Nanoarchaeota archaeon DNA harbors:
- a CDS encoding SagB/ThcOx family dehydrogenase — MLIQLPKILAPSGILLEEAIKLRRSKRAEYKPQISFEELSRLLFSAQGITSDKKRAVASAGMAFPLELYIIAKNVETLKQGLYKYLPDTHSIELIKEQDFTQALENACGKYAFVTDAPVNIIIAADFRRTTRRFAERGIMYVHMEAGSAYQNISLEAVNLGLGTVVVGAFDVKFLKESLNIALEPLCILPVG, encoded by the coding sequence TCAGGCATTCTTCTCGAAGAAGCAATAAAGCTCCGCCGCTCAAAGCGCGCGGAATACAAACCACAAATCTCGTTCGAAGAATTGTCGCGCCTTCTCTTCTCAGCTCAAGGCATAACATCAGACAAAAAGCGCGCTGTTGCCTCCGCAGGAATGGCGTTTCCCCTTGAACTTTATATTATCGCAAAAAACGTCGAAACTCTAAAACAAGGTCTTTACAAATACCTGCCGGACACGCATTCGATAGAATTAATCAAAGAACAGGATTTCACGCAAGCCCTTGAAAACGCCTGCGGAAAATATGCTTTTGTTACTGACGCGCCGGTCAATATAATTATTGCCGCAGATTTCCGGCGAACAACCCGGAGATTTGCTGAACGCGGCATAATGTACGTTCACATGGAGGCTGGAAGCGCGTATCAGAATATCTCGCTTGAGGCGGTTAATCTAGGCCTTGGAACTGTTGTGGTAGGCGCGTTTGACGTGAAATTCCTGAAAGAATCCCTCAATATCGCGCTTGAGCCGCTGTGCATACTGCCTGTCGGATAA
- the amrA gene encoding AmmeMemoRadiSam system protein A has product MDKQTEIFACNFVNRTIMDFVKNEKAAEIPKKHPIELDEKRGVFVTLKKNKELRGCVGFCGTRRKIIENLRDAAIESCRDSRFLPICTDELPYIDFEVSILTEPRLIKSESSAELLKKIIPKKDGLIIECNGNGGLFLPQVWIELPEKEEFLRHLCLKTGLKTDAWKNGARIYKFNAEIIEGTLK; this is encoded by the coding sequence ATGGACAAACAAACCGAAATATTCGCATGCAACTTTGTGAATCGCACAATAATGGATTTTGTAAAAAACGAAAAAGCCGCAGAAATACCAAAGAAGCATCCAATAGAGCTTGATGAGAAGCGCGGGGTTTTCGTGACTTTGAAAAAAAATAAAGAGCTGCGCGGATGCGTTGGATTCTGCGGCACAAGAAGAAAAATAATTGAAAATCTGCGCGATGCCGCAATTGAATCGTGCCGTGACTCCAGATTTCTTCCCATATGTACTGACGAGCTGCCATACATTGACTTTGAGGTGTCTATACTTACCGAGCCAAGGCTCATCAAATCAGAAAGCTCTGCAGAACTGCTTAAGAAAATCATTCCCAAAAAAGACGGGCTGATAATAGAATGCAACGGAAACGGCGGGCTTTTTCTGCCGCAGGTGTGGATTGAATTGCCTGAAAAGGAAGAATTTCTCCGCCATTTGTGCTTAAAGACAGGCCTCAAAACAGATGCCTGGAAAAATGGCGCGCGGATTTACAAATTTAATGCAGAAATAATCGAAGGAACGCTTAAGTAA
- a CDS encoding MEMO1 family protein, which yields MLRQPAVSGMFYSADESRLKEQLARAFANAAQTRAESRKVIGIIAPHAGYEYSGFTAARAYSAIGKSHSKTFIILGPNHTGTGSEISVSVWNRGAWLTPLGECKIDEIVAGKIISKSAIAKADARAHIQEHSIEVQIPFLQFLFGNEIKVVPICMADQSISAAQDIAKAVLSLDEEVTIIASSDFTHYEGKKEVERKDAEAIKAIESLDVPRFYNALEENDISACGFGPIAVLMLVAKAKGAKIKRIAQTTSGDITGETKSVVGYAAMKAIL from the coding sequence ATGCTTCGCCAGCCCGCAGTTTCAGGAATGTTTTACAGCGCGGATGAATCGCGCTTAAAAGAGCAGCTCGCTCGCGCCTTTGCAAACGCCGCACAAACTCGCGCAGAAAGCAGAAAAGTTATCGGCATAATCGCGCCTCACGCAGGCTATGAATATTCCGGATTTACCGCGGCGCGCGCATACTCTGCGATAGGCAAAAGCCATTCAAAAACATTCATAATTCTTGGGCCGAACCACACAGGAACCGGCTCGGAAATTTCGGTCTCTGTCTGGAACCGCGGTGCATGGCTGACTCCTCTTGGAGAATGTAAGATTGATGAAATTGTTGCCGGCAAAATAATCTCAAAAAGCGCGATTGCAAAGGCGGACGCGCGCGCGCATATCCAAGAGCATTCAATAGAAGTTCAGATTCCGTTTTTACAGTTCTTATTTGGAAATGAAATCAAGGTAGTTCCAATTTGCATGGCCGACCAGTCCATTAGCGCTGCACAGGATATTGCAAAAGCAGTACTTTCTTTGGATGAAGAAGTTACAATAATTGCAAGCTCTGACTTCACGCATTATGAGGGCAAAAAAGAAGTTGAAAGAAAAGATGCGGAAGCAATTAAGGCAATCGAATCATTGGACGTGCCGCGCTTTTATAACGCTCTTGAAGAAAACGACATTTCAGCATGCGGATTCGGGCCAATCGCGGTTTTGATGCTTGTTGCAAAAGCCAAAGGCGCAAAAATCAAAAGAATCGCGCAAACGACATCCGGCGATATCACCGGCGAAACGAAAAGCGTAGTCGGATATGCAGCGATGAAGGCGATATTATGA
- the amrS gene encoding AmmeMemoRadiSam system radical SAM enzyme translates to MKTAMLWHNEKNSIRCDLCARRCLIAEGRSGVCLVRKNIKNILYSLNYGKIIAMNPDHIEKKPLFHFLPGTKAFSIASAGCNFACAYCCNWEISQVYWDTKNAGNTGKDVAGEDYTPKDIVDLAVKNECKSISYTYTEPTIFFEFAHDTMQLAKKAGLKNTFVTNGYMTPEAAKKAKCLDAATVNFKASADAEFYRKYALVPRVEPIFESIKAMKKAGIFLEITNLVVPKYGDNAEDFKTLAKWIVDELGPETPFHILRFFASYKVAWPETPLATLEKFYAIAKRAGLNYVYLGNVGARENTECPECGELLIDRSGLDVRMNLKNGACPKCGRKMPVMN, encoded by the coding sequence ATGAAAACCGCAATGCTTTGGCACAATGAAAAGAACAGCATACGCTGCGATTTATGCGCAAGAAGATGTTTGATAGCCGAAGGCCGAAGCGGCGTATGCCTTGTAAGGAAAAACATCAAAAATATTCTTTATTCCCTGAACTACGGAAAAATCATCGCCATGAATCCGGACCACATTGAGAAAAAGCCGCTGTTTCATTTTCTTCCCGGAACAAAAGCATTCTCAATTGCTTCTGCAGGGTGCAATTTTGCATGCGCATACTGCTGCAACTGGGAAATCAGCCAGGTGTATTGGGACACTAAGAATGCCGGAAATACAGGAAAAGATGTTGCTGGAGAGGATTACACGCCAAAAGACATAGTCGATCTCGCAGTAAAAAACGAATGCAAATCAATAAGCTATACATACACAGAGCCGACAATATTTTTCGAATTTGCGCACGATACAATGCAGCTGGCAAAAAAGGCCGGGCTGAAAAACACATTTGTAACAAACGGCTACATGACGCCCGAAGCAGCGAAAAAAGCAAAATGTCTTGACGCCGCAACTGTGAACTTCAAGGCATCGGCAGATGCAGAATTCTACAGGAAATACGCGCTTGTGCCGCGCGTCGAGCCGATATTCGAGAGCATTAAGGCGATGAAAAAAGCAGGAATTTTTCTTGAAATAACTAATCTTGTTGTGCCCAAATACGGCGATAATGCGGAGGATTTCAAAACGCTTGCCAAATGGATTGTTGATGAGCTCGGTCCCGAAACTCCGTTTCACATTCTGCGCTTTTTTGCATCCTACAAAGTGGCATGGCCGGAAACCCCGCTTGCAACGCTTGAGAAATTTTACGCAATTGCAAAGCGCGCAGGGCTGAATTATGTTTATCTCGGCAATGTCGGCGCGAGAGAAAACACAGAATGCCCTGAATGCGGCGAACTGCTGATTGACAGGTCAGGATTAGATGTGCGCATGAATTTGAAAAATGGCGCGTGTCCGAAGTGCGGAAGAAAAATGCCGGTTATGAATTAA
- a CDS encoding fructose-1,6-bisphosphatase, with translation MKVTLSIIKADVGGYPGHSGMHPKIMATAREDLQKAKNAGVLIDFSVLHCGDDLELIMTHTGFIDDPKIHKLAWDTFVNCTEVAKKLKLYGAGQDLLKDTFSGNIKGMGPGSAEMCFEERKSEPVFVFMADKTEPGAWNLPLYKMFADPFNTAGLVIDPACHGGFTFEVHDVIDHKKVRLKAPEEIYDLLALIGQVGRYAIKSITRNSDNEIAAVTSTDRLNLMAGKYIGKDDPVLIVRGQSGFPAVGEILEPFSFPHLVAGWMRGSHNGPLMPVSFEQATPSRFDGPPRVICAGFQLANGTLEGPVDMLKDISFDEARKEANIIATYMRRHGPFEPHRLSAEDMEYTTLPGVMDKLKTRFEKL, from the coding sequence ATGAAAGTAACACTATCCATAATAAAAGCAGATGTTGGCGGATATCCGGGACATTCCGGAATGCATCCAAAAATCATGGCTACTGCGCGCGAAGATCTGCAGAAGGCAAAAAACGCCGGTGTGCTTATTGATTTTTCAGTGCTTCACTGCGGAGATGATCTTGAATTAATAATGACCCATACGGGCTTTATCGACGACCCCAAAATACACAAGCTTGCATGGGACACATTTGTCAACTGCACCGAAGTTGCAAAAAAGCTCAAGCTTTACGGAGCAGGCCAGGACTTGCTAAAGGACACATTCTCCGGGAACATTAAAGGCATGGGTCCCGGTTCTGCTGAAATGTGCTTTGAAGAAAGAAAATCAGAGCCCGTATTTGTCTTCATGGCTGACAAAACAGAACCTGGCGCATGGAATCTTCCGCTTTACAAGATGTTTGCAGATCCATTCAACACCGCAGGCCTTGTAATAGATCCTGCATGCCACGGCGGATTCACTTTTGAAGTGCATGATGTGATAGACCATAAAAAAGTCAGGCTAAAGGCTCCTGAAGAAATATATGATTTATTGGCATTAATTGGACAGGTCGGACGATATGCAATAAAGTCAATCACCAGAAATTCTGACAACGAGATTGCAGCAGTAACTTCAACAGATCGACTAAACCTCATGGCTGGAAAATATATAGGAAAAGACGATCCGGTTCTTATTGTTCGTGGACAGTCTGGTTTCCCGGCAGTAGGCGAGATACTTGAGCCATTTTCATTCCCGCATCTTGTTGCAGGGTGGATGAGAGGATCTCACAACGGACCGCTTATGCCCGTCTCTTTTGAACAGGCAACGCCGTCAAGATTTGACGGGCCGCCAAGAGTTATTTGCGCAGGATTTCAGCTTGCAAACGGAACGCTTGAGGGTCCCGTTGACATGCTAAAGGACATTTCTTTTGACGAGGCGCGCAAAGAAGCAAACATTATTGCAACATATATGCGCAGGCACGGCCCGTTCGAACCGCACAGACTTTCTGCAGAGGATATGGAATATACAACTCTGCCAGGCGTAATGGATAAGCTGAAGACAAGGTTTGAGAAGCTTTAA
- a CDS encoding winged helix-turn-helix domain-containing protein has translation MADESSFVDSSEYFGASAGKVWSTLKTDGTLNVLELSRKAKLKTTDVIGALGWLAREGKITIKLKNRTAYYELIEK, from the coding sequence ATGGCAGATGAAAGTAGTTTTGTGGACAGTAGTGAATATTTTGGCGCAAGCGCTGGTAAAGTCTGGAGTACGCTGAAAACAGATGGTACGCTGAATGTCCTTGAGCTGTCGCGGAAGGCAAAATTAAAGACAACTGATGTTATCGGCGCGCTTGGCTGGCTTGCGCGCGAAGGAAAAATAACGATTAAACTAAAAAACAGGACAGCATATTATGAGCTCATAGAAAAATAA
- a CDS encoding 3-oxoacyl-ACP reductase FabG, translating into MKLKNKVAIITGAGRGIGRAIALAFAKEGAKIVVNSLHADHAESVTKEIKKAGGVAIAAAGDVSSSKDVKSLFSAAMKKFKKIDILVNNAGVVHFEPLVKITEKEWNETVSVDLKGTFFCSQAAAKVMKKGGKIINISSIAGVVGFAQLAPYCASKGGVIELTRELALELAPDLAVNGIGPGVIETDMTKDLLADKKTRDGLLASIPMGRAGKPEEIAKAAVFLASDDSSYMTGQTIFVDGGWTVK; encoded by the coding sequence ATGAAATTAAAGAATAAAGTTGCTATTATCACTGGCGCAGGGCGCGGAATCGGCAGGGCTATTGCTTTGGCATTTGCAAAAGAAGGCGCGAAAATTGTTGTTAATAGCCTCCATGCGGACCATGCAGAAAGCGTTACAAAGGAGATAAAAAAAGCGGGAGGGGTTGCAATTGCGGCTGCCGGAGATGTTTCTTCTTCAAAAGATGTAAAATCATTATTTAGTGCAGCAATGAAAAAATTCAAAAAAATCGACATACTCGTAAACAACGCAGGTGTGGTGCATTTTGAACCGCTTGTGAAAATAACTGAAAAGGAGTGGAACGAAACCGTTTCTGTTGACCTTAAAGGCACATTCTTCTGTTCCCAGGCAGCTGCAAAAGTGATGAAAAAAGGCGGAAAAATCATCAACATTTCATCAATTGCGGGTGTGGTCGGATTTGCTCAACTTGCACCCTATTGCGCATCAAAGGGCGGCGTAATTGAACTTACAAGAGAACTTGCACTTGAGCTTGCACCAGACCTTGCAGTTAACGGAATAGGCCCTGGCGTGATAGAAACCGACATGACAAAAGATCTTCTTGCAGATAAAAAAACAAGGGACGGCCTGCTTGCGTCAATTCCAATGGGCCGCGCCGGAAAGCCTGAAGAAATAGCAAAGGCAGCAGTATTTCTTGCATCAGATGACTCGAGCTATATGACCGGCCAGACAATTTTTGTTGATGGCGGATGGACTGTAAAATAA